DNA sequence from the Anaerolineae bacterium genome:
GATGAAGATGCCGCCGGAGGAGCTTCGCCGGCAGGCCGACCTGCGCCTGAGCGCCAGGCCGCAGGAGATTCTGCCCGGCATCTGGACCACCGGCGAGATCATTGGGCGGAGTGAGCCAGAGGGCCGCAGTCCCCATCATGTCCTGCGGGGCGAGGCCGGCCTGGTGCCGGACCCGTATCGGGACGATATGTCCTTAGTGCTGGAGACGGAACAAGGGCTGGTGCTGGTGTGCGGATGCTGTCATGCCGGCCTGCTCAACACCCTGAACCATGTGGAGCAGGTGTTCGGGCGCCCGGTGGTGGCCATCTTCGGCGGCACCCATCTGATCAGCGCCGATGCCGCGCATTTGGAGCGGGTGGGCCGGCGGTTGCGGGAGATGCCGGCGCTGAAGGCGGTCTACCCGAACCACTGCACCGGGGAGCGGGCCTTGTTCCATCTGATGAATGTGCTGGGGCCGGAAGTGGTGCATGGGTGGCCGGCGGGGAGCACCCTCGACCTGGAGCCGAGCGTCTGAACAGAGCCTGGGAGAGGCAAGGCCGTCCCAACGCCCCCATGACCCTCCTCATTGCCCGATTCCCTGGGATATGCTAGAATGCGGCACACCTGGCGCGCCTGGGGCGCTCTGCCGGGGTTATTATAATCGGCCCCGGGCGGGCATCTATGCAGTGAGGAGATACAGCCGTGAAATTCCAAGAAGCCCTTCAGGATGGACGAGTTCTCATCGCCGACGGGGCCGCCGGCACGCTTCTGCAGGCCGCCGGCCTGCCCGCCGGCATGGCGCCCGAAGAATGGAACGTGCTGGAGCCGGCCAAGATCGAGGCCATGCACCGCTCCTACCTGGAGGCCGGCGCCCGCATTATCTTGACCAACACCTTCGGCGGCAACCGGCACAAGCTGGCCCGCATGAAGAAGGAGTCGGAGCTGGAGCGCTTCAATCGGGCCGCAGTGGAAATCGCCCGGCGTGCCGCGGAGCCCTTTGGCGCTTGGGTGGCCGGCGACATGGGGCCCACCGGCGAGCTGATGGCACCGCTGGGGAACCTGTCCTTCGACGAGGCGCGGCGCGCCTACGCGGAACAGGCCGGCATCCTGGCGGACGC
Encoded proteins:
- a CDS encoding MBL fold metallo-hydrolase, with the protein product MKLMCLVDNAVLSLSSFWGEHGLAVLVESRDGRVLMDTGASAAVFLHNLEAAGIEPGTIRALVISHGHHDHTGGLAALLERRPGMPLYAHPDIMTERFSQKEGKLRSIGMKMPPEELRRQADLRLSARPQEILPGIWTTGEIIGRSEPEGRSPHHVLRGEAGLVPDPYRDDMSLVLETEQGLVLVCGCCHAGLLNTLNHVEQVFGRPVVAIFGGTHLISADAAHLERVGRRLREMPALKAVYPNHCTGERALFHLMNVLGPEVVHGWPAGSTLDLEPSV